A stretch of Castanea sativa cultivar Marrone di Chiusa Pesio chromosome 2, ASM4071231v1 DNA encodes these proteins:
- the LOC142623395 gene encoding aspartyl protease family protein 1-like — MALAGTSSASSYSLTSGSYMLLVLLLLGLNSGICNGLGSFGFDIHHRFSDPVKQILGFEGLPEKGSVEYYVAMTHRDSIIRGRHLAASNNQSPAPLTFANGNGTLLINSMGFLYYANVSVGTPSVSYLVALDTGSDLFWLPCDCNNSTCETSLQTSSGQVVNFNIYSPNASTTSNKVSCNSSIYCDPNQCPSANSDCAYSAVYLSNNTSTSGILVEDVLHLITDDDQSKVVDAPITLGCGKNETGIFLNGIAPNGLLGLDLGNISVPSTIARKGLGPNSFSMCFGSDGTGRMNFGDNGTSEQKETSFTVGSSVPTYNISITQINVGVNVSKMEFSAIFDSGTSFTHLTDPAYTFISKTFNSQVTEKRNLSNSQIPFEYCYDLSANQSSPMIPIMNLTMKGGEQYYLTNPTTEAFSTKGGYCLAILKSTDINIIGQNFMTGYRIVFNRDKMILGWKPSNCYDDSNLNTSTISP, encoded by the exons ATGGCTTTGGCTGGGACCAGTTCAGCTTCTTCATATTCATTGACTTCCGGATCATACATGCTACTGGTATTGTTACTACTGGGATTGAATTCCGGGATCTGTAACGGGTTGGGATCATTTGGATTCGACATTCACCATCGGTTCTCGGATCCAGTTAAGCAAATTCTGGGCTTTGAGGGGCTTCCAGAGAAAGGGAGCGTAGAGTACTATGTTGCTATGACTCACCGAGACAGCATAATCCGCGGCCGTCACCTCGCTGCCAGTAACAACCAGTCACCAGCGCCGCTCACTTTTGCTAATGGAAACGGCACCCTCCTCATCAACAGTATGGGATT TTTGTATTATGCTAATGTTTCTGTGGGGACACCAAGTGTATCATATTTGGTAGCATTAGACACAGGTAGTGATTTGTTCTGGCTACCATGCGATTGTAACAACAGTACTTGCGAAACCAGCTTACAAACATCATCTGGACAG GTAGTAAACTTCAACATCTACAGTCCTAATGCATCAACAACAAGCAATAAAGTTTCTTGCAACAGCAGCATCTATTGCGATCCAAATCAATGTCCTTCAGCTAATAGCGATTGTGCATATAGTGCTGTGTATCTTTCAAACAACACGTCAACTTCTGGGATCTTGGTAGAGGATGTTTTGCACTTAATTACAGATGATGATCAATCAAAAGTTGTAGATGCTCCAATCACTTTAGG TTGTGGTAAAAATGAGACTGGTATTTTTCTGAATGGAATTGCACCAAACGGTCTACTTGGGCTTGATCTTGGTAATATATCTGTTCCTAGCACCATAGCAAGAAAAGGGCTAGGTCCAAATTCTTTTTCCATGTGTTTTGGATCTGATGGGACAGGGAGAATGAATTTTGGAGATAATGGCACCTCGGAACAAAAAGAAACATCATTCACTGTTGGGTCCTCAGT TCCAACTTATAACATTAGCATCACTCAGATAAATGTTGGAGTGAATGTTTCTAAAATGGAGTTCAGTGCAATCTTTGACTCTGGTACATCGTTTACACACTTAACGGATCCAGCTTATACATTTATTTCTAAAACT TTCAATTCCCAGGTCACAGAAAAGCGAAATTTATCAAATTCCCAAATTCCTTTTGAATACTGTTATGACTTGAG TGCAAATCAATCCTCACCTATGATCCCTATAATGAATCTGACAATGAAAGGTGGAGAACAATATTATCTCACTAATCCAACAACAGAAGCGTTCTCTACAAAG GGTGGATATTGTCTAGCTATTCTCAAAAGTACAGATATAAACATCATAGGAC AAAACTTCATGACTGGTTATCGCATAGTTTTCAATCGAGATAAGATGATCTTAGGTTGGAAGCCATCTAACT GTTACgatgattcaaatttgaacactTCTACTATCAGCCCATGA
- the LOC142623394 gene encoding aspartyl protease family protein 1-like yields the protein MALAWTSSSSSYSLSSGSYILLALLLLGLNSGICHGLGSFGFDIHHRFSDPVKQILGFEGLPQKGSVEYYVAMTHRDSIMRGRHLAASNNQSPAPLTFANGNDTFFLYTLGSLYYANVSVGTPSVSYLVALDTGSDLFWLPCDCNNSTCVTSLPKSSVLDLNLKIYSPNASSTSKKVSCDSSNLCDPSQCPSNNSNCAYTYPYLADNTSTSGILVEDVLHLITDDDQLKAIDIPITLGCGKNETGILLEGSAPNGLLGLGLDSISVPSTIARKGQGPNSFSMCFGSDGIGRINFADNGTSEQKETSFTAEPSSPSYNISITQINVGVNVSKMEFTAIFDSGTSFTHLTDPAYTFISKTFNSKVTEKRHSSNSQMPFEYCYDLSANQTGYMIPIINLTMKGGEQYSLTNPTEVFTTKGGYVYCLALLKSTNINVIGQNFMTGYHIVFNRDKKVIGWKPSNCYNDSNSNTSPINPSQSPAASPSSLSLSPVASPALSVNPKATAPSSHSPKLKAFTCAIMMLFVSFFAIV from the exons ATGGCTTTGGCTTGGACCAGTTCATCTTCTTCATATTCATTGTCTTCCGGATCATACATACTACTGGCATTGTTACTACTGGGATTGAATTCCGGGATCTGTCACGGGTTGGGATCATTTGGATTCGACATTCACCACCGGTTCTCGGATCCAGTTAAGCAAATTCTGGGCTTTGAGGGGCTTCCACAGAAAGGGAGCGTAGAGTACTATGTTGCTATGACTCACCGAGACAGCATAATGCGGGGTCGTCACCTCGCCGCCAGTAACAACCAGTCACCAGCACCGCTCACTTTCGCCAATGGAAATGACACCTTCTTCCTCTACACTTTGGGAAG tttgTATTATGCTAATGTTTCTGTGGGGACACCAAGTGTATCATATTTGGTAGCATTAGACACAGGCAGTGATTTGTTCTGGCTACCATGCGATTGTAACAACAGTACTTGCGTAACCAGCTTACCGAAATCATCTGTACTG GATTTAAACTTGAAAATCTACAGTCCTAATGCATCATCAACAAGCAAAAAGGTTTCCTGTGACAGCAGTAACTTATGCGATCCAAGTCAGTGTCCTTCAAATAATAGTAATTGTGCATATACATATCCATATCTTGCAGACAACACGTCAACTTCTGGGATCTTGGTAGAGGATGTGTTGCACTTAATTACAGACGATGATCAATTAAAAGCTATTGACATTCCGATCACCCTTGG ATGTGGTAAAAATGAGACTGGTATTTTGCTAGAGGGATCTGCACCAAATGGCCTACTTGGGCTTGGTCTTGATAGTATATCTGTTCCCAGCACCATAGCAAGAAAAGGGCAAGGCCCAAATTCTTTTTCCATGTGTTTTGGATCTGATGGGATTGGGAGAATAAATTTTGCAGATAATGGCACCTCAGAACAAAAAGAAACATCATTCACTGCTGAGCCCTCATC TCCATCTTATAACATTAGCATCACTCAAATAAATGTTGGAGTGAATGTTTCTAAAATGGAGTTCACTGCAATCTTTGACTCTGGTACATCGTTTACACACCTAACGGACCCAGCTTATACATTTATTTCTAAAACT TTCAATTCCAAGGTCACAGAAAAACGACATTCATCCAATTCCCAAATGCCCTTTGAATATTGTTATGACTTGAG TGCAAATCAAACCGGATATATGATACCTATAATAAACCTGACAATGAAAGGTGGAGAACAATATTCTCTCACTAATCCAACAGAAGTTTTCACTACAAAG GGTGGATATGTCTATTGTCTAGCTCTTCTCAAAAGTACAAATATAAACGTCATAGGAC AAAACTTCATGACTGGTTATCACATAGTTTTCAACCGTGATAAGAAGGTCATAGGTTGGAAGCCATCTAACT GTTACAATGATTCAAATTCGAACACTTCACCTATCAACCCATCACAGTCTCCTGCCGCTTCACCTAGCAGTCTATCACTCTCTCCTGTTGCCTCTCCTGCTCTTTCTGTCAATCCAAAAGCCACAGCACCATCTAGTCATTCACCCAAGTTGAAGGCTTTTACTTGCGCAATCATGATGCTTTTTGTTTCATTCTTTGCCATTGTTTGA